From a single bacterium genomic region:
- the der gene encoding ribosome biogenesis GTPase Der — protein MALPVVAIIGRPNVGKSTFFNRIIKDRLAITDDQPGVTRDRLYRTMEWTGRFFVAVDTGGFLPRSHELFDQRVREQAEIAIQEADLVLFMVDSKVGPMEIDKEIAKMLLKMKQPTLLIANKSDNETLQLEANAFYSLGLGEPFPVSSTDGFNVGNVLDEIVARLPDVSEEKEFRPDAIRVAVIGRPNVGKSSLVNKMLGDARLIVTDIAGTTRDSVDTFLEYSGQDFVMIDTAGLRRQARVKDNLEMYTALRSIRTLQRADVALVLVEAPNGITGQDIKIIEQAEEARKAIVIVVNKWDLVEKDTYTVDHFTRTFHEKARTMSYIPLVFVSALTGQRVTKVLDKVIEVYNDRQKRIPTAELNNFLEAAVEERHPPAHRGVHIKFYYVTQTEISPPTFVFFANYPEQIDITYIRYLENRLRERFGFVGNALRMKFNPRSTRPDME, from the coding sequence ATGGCGCTACCAGTAGTCGCAATTATCGGACGTCCGAATGTCGGCAAATCGACATTCTTCAATCGCATCATAAAAGATCGTCTAGCCATCACGGATGATCAGCCTGGTGTAACAAGAGACCGGCTCTATCGAACAATGGAGTGGACCGGCAGATTCTTTGTCGCCGTGGACACCGGCGGTTTCTTACCGCGTTCGCACGAACTTTTTGATCAACGAGTACGCGAACAGGCTGAGATTGCTATTCAGGAGGCCGATCTTGTGTTGTTCATGGTGGACAGCAAGGTAGGCCCAATGGAAATCGACAAAGAGATTGCGAAGATGTTGCTGAAGATGAAGCAGCCGACTTTGCTGATAGCCAACAAATCAGACAATGAGACGCTTCAATTGGAAGCGAATGCATTCTACTCATTGGGATTGGGCGAGCCGTTTCCCGTTTCTTCGACCGATGGATTTAATGTGGGCAATGTCCTTGACGAGATTGTGGCGAGATTGCCCGATGTCAGCGAGGAGAAAGAGTTTCGACCCGACGCGATTCGTGTGGCGGTAATCGGGCGGCCCAATGTCGGCAAGTCGTCGCTCGTGAATAAGATGCTCGGAGATGCTCGGCTCATCGTGACCGATATCGCGGGGACTACGCGCGATTCGGTTGATACGTTTCTTGAGTACAGCGGGCAGGATTTTGTCATGATCGACACCGCCGGACTGCGCCGACAAGCGAGAGTCAAGGATAATCTGGAGATGTATACCGCGCTGCGGTCAATACGTACGCTTCAGAGGGCAGATGTGGCGCTGGTATTGGTTGAAGCACCGAATGGAATCACTGGCCAGGATATCAAGATAATCGAGCAGGCTGAAGAAGCACGCAAGGCGATAGTGATCGTTGTCAATAAATGGGATTTGGTCGAGAAGGATACCTATACGGTCGATCATTTTACCCGCACCTTCCACGAGAAGGCACGAACGATGAGTTATATCCCGTTGGTCTTTGTTTCGGCATTGACCGGGCAACGAGTCACGAAAGTGCTTGATAAGGTAATCGAAGTATATAATGATCGGCAGAAGCGGATTCCGACAGCGGAGTTGAACAATTTCCTTGAGGCCGCCGTGGAAGAAAGACATCCACCTGCGCATCGCGGAGTTCACATAAAGTTCTATTATGTGACACAGACTGAGATTTCGCCGCCGACATTTGTGTTTTTTGCCAATTATCCGGAGCAAATCGATATCACATATATCCGCTATTTGGAGAATCGACTGCGAGAGCGTTTTGGCTTTGTAGGCAATGCGCTGCGCATGAAATTCAATCCCCGTTCGACCCGACCCGATATGGAATGA
- a CDS encoding undecaprenyl-diphosphate phosphatase, whose protein sequence is MNMIDAIILGAVQGATEFLPVSSKTHLIIGQKLLGIDEPSIFLEVALHIGTLLSVLIYYRKDVIKLLSSFFGYIFGHKRQANETSFRLGLYIIIGSIPAAIAGLLFKDWIEMQFDSTTLGGYLLLVTAAVLISTHFIKRKRQPIKMTNSFVVGIAQACALLPGISRSGSTISAALYQGIEPAQAARFSFLLSLPAVGGAVLLKAVDLLKEPTVVTDLASFGVGIAVSFIVGLLAIYWLLKSLAGSKFYMFGFYCAIVGVLTIIFL, encoded by the coding sequence ATGAATATGATAGACGCCATCATCCTTGGAGCTGTGCAAGGCGCCACCGAGTTCCTGCCGGTTTCTTCCAAAACACATCTGATTATTGGGCAGAAATTGCTCGGCATTGATGAGCCGAGCATTTTTCTTGAAGTCGCTTTGCATATAGGTACACTGCTTTCGGTGCTAATCTATTATCGAAAAGATGTCATCAAGTTGTTGTCATCATTCTTTGGGTATATTTTCGGGCACAAGCGACAGGCGAATGAAACGAGTTTCCGACTGGGGCTGTACATCATAATCGGGTCGATTCCAGCGGCGATTGCGGGGTTATTGTTCAAGGATTGGATTGAAATGCAATTCGATTCGACAACACTTGGCGGTTACCTACTTTTGGTGACGGCAGCGGTGCTGATCTCGACACATTTCATAAAGAGGAAGCGCCAGCCAATAAAGATGACCAATTCGTTTGTCGTGGGGATTGCTCAAGCGTGTGCTCTGTTGCCCGGTATTTCGCGATCAGGTTCAACAATCTCGGCTGCGCTTTATCAGGGGATTGAACCGGCACAAGCCGCGAGATTCTCATTTCTGTTGTCGTTGCCGGCAGTTGGTGGAGCGGTGTTGTTAAAGGCTGTCGATCTTTTGAAGGAACCCACAGTCGTAACTGACTTGGCAAGTTTCGGGGTGGGAATCGCAGTCTCGTTTATAGTCGGACTTTTGGCAATTTACTGGCTGCTGAAATCGCTGGCAGGCAGCAAGTTCTATATGTTTGGATTCTACTGCGCAATTGTCGGGGTATTGACTATAATATTCCTGTAA
- a CDS encoding glycosyltransferase family 9 protein, protein MFDGVDRVHLWDSEATESKLVSELRKVGFDRTIDLHNNIRSAKIRSSLGAKWVSTRKEWLKRFASVRIKWLHTKPNHAIERYGRALESLGISTNLDLPRLIVGAEFRMKWAEFKVAGNIPEDYFVIAAGAAHDTKQAPGELWDQVARLIADENGLRALLVGAPNEKASMEELKAKLGQNCAGVLCEESIGLSAAALERARFVLSNDSGSAHLAAALGKPTLALFGPTHPILGFAPRGARAGFYSVNEYCSPCSLHGKRHCHREQRYCFTKMEARKIVEQIKELISKDVDVQ, encoded by the coding sequence ATGTTTGACGGCGTTGATCGAGTTCACCTTTGGGATTCGGAAGCAACAGAGTCCAAACTTGTCTCTGAATTGCGTAAAGTTGGTTTTGATCGGACTATCGACCTTCACAACAACATTCGGAGTGCGAAGATTCGTTCGTCGCTCGGTGCAAAGTGGGTTTCGACGCGCAAGGAGTGGCTCAAGCGATTCGCGAGTGTACGGATAAAGTGGTTGCATACCAAACCGAACCATGCGATAGAACGATATGGTAGAGCGCTGGAGTCGCTTGGGATAAGCACGAACCTTGATTTACCGAGGCTCATTGTTGGGGCAGAATTCCGAATGAAATGGGCTGAATTCAAAGTGGCAGGTAACATCCCCGAGGACTACTTCGTCATCGCTGCTGGCGCGGCACATGACACGAAACAAGCGCCCGGTGAACTATGGGACCAAGTCGCCAGGTTGATAGCTGATGAAAATGGTTTGAGGGCACTTCTGGTCGGGGCGCCGAACGAGAAGGCGTCAATGGAAGAACTGAAAGCCAAGCTCGGCCAGAACTGCGCTGGAGTTCTTTGCGAAGAAAGCATCGGATTGTCCGCAGCGGCGCTCGAAAGGGCGCGATTTGTTCTTTCGAATGACTCAGGTTCTGCGCATCTTGCGGCAGCGTTAGGGAAACCGACACTCGCGTTGTTTGGGCCAACGCATCCGATACTCGGATTTGCACCGCGTGGAGCGAGGGCAGGATTCTATTCAGTGAATGAATATTGTTCGCCGTGCAGTTTGCATGGGAAACGACACTGTCATCGCGAGCAGAGATATTGTTTCACCAAAATGGAGGCGAGGAAAATAGTAGAGCAGATCAAGGAATTGATCAGCAAGGATGTTGATGTACAATGA
- a CDS encoding HAD family hydrolase: MNVEKDYIVSPDQVELIPGALEALKMAKKRGFRVFIVSNQSGIARGIATETQVSRVNERLEELVAIAGIRFDGIYFCPHLPTISGRCTCRKPGRGMVDRALETFDIDLANSYVVGDRMLDMGLAHNIGATGILVRTGYGSIEEKQLPSGGGPHHIVADILAAVNLIVDNINE; this comes from the coding sequence GTGAATGTTGAGAAGGACTATATCGTAAGTCCGGATCAGGTAGAACTGATTCCCGGGGCACTCGAAGCATTGAAGATGGCGAAGAAGAGGGGATTTCGGGTCTTCATCGTGAGCAACCAATCGGGAATTGCGCGCGGGATTGCGACGGAAACGCAGGTGAGTCGGGTTAATGAGCGACTCGAGGAATTGGTTGCCATCGCAGGAATCAGGTTTGACGGGATTTATTTCTGTCCGCACTTGCCGACGATCTCGGGGCGGTGTACGTGTCGCAAGCCGGGACGAGGAATGGTTGATCGCGCTCTTGAGACCTTCGACATCGATTTGGCTAATTCGTATGTCGTCGGAGATAGGATGTTGGATATGGGGTTGGCACACAACATTGGAGCGACGGGGATTCTCGTACGCACCGGTTACGGTTCAATTGAAGAGAAACAGTTGCCTTCCGGGGGTGGACCGCATCACATTGTGGCGGATATTCTGGCAGCGGTGAACCTCATAGTCGACAATATCAACGAATGA
- a CDS encoding cupin domain-containing protein has product MTSKQRKVNINECPQFVTKDTSKIREILAPRNSILKMQSLAEAVVPAGGATEEHFHATSEEIYYIISGVGEMQVEGESFTVHMGDAIALLPGEKHKIWNRGDADLVFLCMCVPPYEHDDTVITEA; this is encoded by the coding sequence ATGACGAGTAAACAGCGCAAAGTGAACATAAATGAGTGTCCGCAATTTGTAACGAAGGACACTTCGAAAATTCGCGAGATTCTAGCTCCACGAAATTCAATTCTGAAGATGCAATCACTGGCGGAAGCCGTTGTTCCGGCTGGCGGAGCGACGGAGGAGCATTTCCATGCGACCTCGGAAGAAATCTACTACATCATAAGTGGTGTCGGTGAAATGCAAGTCGAAGGGGAGTCATTTACGGTGCACATGGGAGATGCTATAGCTCTTCTTCCGGGCGAGAAGCATAAGATTTGGAATCGCGGAGATGCAGATTTGGTGTTCTTATGTATGTGCGTGCCGCCATATGAGCACGACGATACGGTGATTACCGAGGCTTAG
- a CDS encoding winged helix-turn-helix transcriptional regulator, giving the protein MADTTEVVQIFRALSDETRVKIILMLNTRARSVGEIVDLFSVSQPTISRHLLVLKQSGLVVCKRRGQQVIYAINEDGFRDDLLGFLRSIECVKPMIGPAPAKKK; this is encoded by the coding sequence ATGGCAGATACAACCGAAGTCGTTCAAATTTTCAGAGCTCTTTCCGACGAAACGCGCGTTAAGATAATCCTCATGCTGAATACTCGCGCCCGTTCGGTCGGTGAGATAGTCGATCTCTTCAGTGTTTCCCAGCCGACGATTTCGCGCCACTTGCTTGTCTTGAAGCAAAGCGGTTTGGTGGTTTGCAAGCGCCGCGGACAGCAAGTGATTTACGCTATCAATGAAGATGGCTTTCGCGACGACCTGCTTGGTTTCTTGAGAAGTATCGAATGTGTTAAGCCGATGATCGGCCCTGCCCCCGCCAAGAAGAAATAG
- a CDS encoding pyridoxal phosphate-dependent aminotransferase, whose product MVNKAARIAELSQRAMEMQASPIRRLVPLADAAKKRGTKVYHLNIGQPDIVTPDEIMKAVRNFDEKVLAYGPSQGLLALREEIRKYFHRFDISVNVDDIVVTTGGSEAILFALMAIGDAGDEILVPEPFYTNYNGFATMAAMKLVPVPTNIEDGFSMPTREEFEKRITPRTRAIMYCSPNNPTGAIFSRDDLKMLTELAVERNLWVLADEVYREFTYDGRIHTSILSFPEIADRAICLDSISKRFSACGARIGCLISKNTDIIASALKLGQARLCPPTIEQMGAIAGYQVIDKFLDTMISEYQTRRDIVCEELAKIPGAVFTKPAGAFYIMPKLPVDNADKFAQWLLTDFSHNGSTVMVAPGDGFYASTDKGKQEVRIAYVLKEADLRQALQALVRAVEVYNK is encoded by the coding sequence ATGGTCAATAAGGCGGCACGAATTGCGGAGCTTTCGCAACGCGCCATGGAAATGCAAGCATCGCCAATTCGCAGATTGGTGCCACTTGCTGATGCGGCAAAGAAGCGCGGAACGAAGGTTTATCATCTAAACATCGGCCAACCGGACATTGTCACGCCTGATGAGATCATGAAGGCGGTGCGTAATTTTGATGAAAAAGTGCTGGCCTATGGACCTTCGCAGGGGCTGTTGGCTCTGCGCGAAGAGATTCGCAAATACTTCCACAGGTTTGATATCAGTGTCAATGTAGATGATATCGTCGTAACGACGGGCGGGTCGGAAGCGATTCTATTTGCTTTGATGGCGATTGGCGATGCCGGCGATGAAATCCTTGTGCCGGAGCCGTTCTACACCAACTATAACGGCTTTGCGACGATGGCAGCGATGAAGCTTGTTCCGGTGCCGACCAACATTGAAGATGGTTTTTCAATGCCGACGCGGGAAGAGTTCGAGAAACGGATTACACCGCGGACACGTGCCATCATGTATTGCTCACCGAATAATCCGACCGGTGCGATATTCAGCCGCGATGATTTGAAGATGTTAACGGAATTGGCTGTTGAGCGGAATTTGTGGGTGCTGGCCGATGAAGTTTATCGCGAGTTTACCTACGACGGTCGGATACACACCAGCATTCTCAGCTTTCCCGAAATTGCCGACCGGGCGATCTGCCTTGATTCGATTTCAAAGCGGTTTTCGGCCTGCGGGGCGAGGATCGGCTGTCTAATAAGTAAGAACACTGATATCATTGCGAGCGCGTTGAAATTGGGGCAAGCAAGGCTGTGTCCCCCGACAATAGAGCAGATGGGCGCGATAGCGGGTTATCAGGTTATTGACAAGTTCTTGGATACCATGATTTCGGAATACCAAACTCGGCGCGACATTGTCTGCGAAGAGCTCGCCAAGATTCCGGGTGCGGTATTCACCAAACCGGCGGGTGCATTCTATATTATGCCGAAACTGCCTGTCGATAACGCCGATAAATTCGCGCAGTGGCTACTGACGGATTTCTCCCACAACGGTTCGACAGTGATGGTTGCTCCGGGTGATGGGTTCTATGCTTCGACCGATAAAGGGAAGCAGGAAGTACGAATTGCCTACGTGCTCAAGGAAGCCGACTTGCGCCAAGCTCTGCAGGCGCTAGTTCGTGCTGTAGAAGTCTACAACAAGTAA
- a CDS encoding radical SAM protein has translation MSSPYSHLDWKRLLEPLEELRGCSICPHECHADRAGSKLGFCQSGVGFSVASVFPHRGEEPVISGKNGICNIFFNHCNMQCVYCQNYEISRNRETVAQESRSVEVILQSIEAVLDQGIKLVGFVSPSHFIPQMKVLMNVLNEVRPGLRFVFNNGGYDRFETIRDLEGRVAVYLPDFKYSDDLLARRYSQAPHYPEVAKLSLKEMFRQKGSNLWLDDDGVVESGLIIRHLVLPGEVENSKGVLRFIAEELSVGVHISLMSQYWPTPAVADHPKLGRKVTAEEYEEVIAEFHSLGFYRGWVQELESPDHYRPQFSDDQPFQE, from the coding sequence ATGTCCTCCCCGTACTCCCATCTCGACTGGAAGCGGCTTTTGGAGCCGCTTGAAGAACTGCGCGGCTGCTCGATCTGTCCGCATGAGTGTCATGCTGATCGCGCCGGCTCCAAGCTAGGGTTTTGTCAAAGCGGGGTCGGATTTTCGGTAGCTTCGGTTTTTCCACATCGAGGCGAGGAGCCGGTGATCTCTGGAAAGAACGGTATCTGCAACATCTTCTTCAATCACTGTAACATGCAATGCGTTTACTGTCAGAATTATGAAATCTCACGTAATCGCGAGACTGTGGCGCAGGAATCGAGATCAGTTGAAGTAATACTTCAGAGCATTGAGGCGGTGCTGGACCAAGGTATCAAGCTGGTAGGCTTCGTGTCGCCTTCGCATTTCATCCCGCAGATGAAGGTACTGATGAATGTCTTGAACGAGGTCAGGCCAGGGTTGAGATTCGTTTTCAACAACGGCGGATACGATCGATTTGAGACGATTCGAGACTTGGAGGGGCGAGTCGCAGTGTATCTTCCTGACTTCAAGTACTCTGATGATCTGTTAGCCCGAAGATACTCGCAGGCACCGCATTATCCCGAAGTAGCTAAGCTGTCACTTAAGGAGATGTTCCGGCAAAAGGGAAGCAACTTGTGGCTGGATGACGACGGTGTTGTTGAGTCGGGACTAATAATCAGGCATTTGGTTCTTCCGGGCGAAGTCGAGAATTCCAAGGGCGTGTTGCGGTTCATTGCCGAGGAGTTATCTGTCGGGGTGCACATCTCGCTGATGTCACAATATTGGCCGACGCCAGCAGTTGCAGACCATCCCAAATTGGGTAGGAAAGTGACGGCGGAGGAATACGAAGAGGTGATCGCTGAATTCCACTCACTCGGTTTCTATCGCGGGTGGGTACAGGAATTGGAATCGCCGGACCACTATCGACCACAATTTTCCGACGACCAACCGTTCCAAGAATAA
- a CDS encoding ROK family protein, with product MAKQLFAGIDLGGTNIKYGLVDRHAKIVYTNSTPTGSSRAAILKQFGMIASELESFAVEHKAEVFTIGVGSPGIVDIQKGKVVGGSPNVVGWRGTDIKRSLEKASGLEVCVDNDANVMALAEHRFGAGKGKASGLYITVGTGLGSGIILNNSIWRGAWYAGAEMGHSIINFDGVPCQCGKRGCLEMYVNAASFAKYYGREVPAGSGSKFIFELAKKGDKEAIAAIKTSAEYLAIGIGSALEILNPEIVVIGGGVAAGGAIYFGTIRKCLRKYASKASVARVRIVPAKLGNDAGMLGAALLPLEREFHH from the coding sequence ATGGCAAAGCAACTTTTCGCAGGCATTGATCTCGGGGGCACAAACATCAAGTACGGTTTGGTCGATCGTCACGCCAAGATCGTCTACACCAATTCGACACCAACCGGCTCAAGCCGCGCGGCAATCTTGAAGCAGTTTGGAATGATTGCTTCGGAACTCGAATCATTCGCGGTAGAACACAAGGCGGAAGTCTTCACGATCGGTGTCGGCAGTCCCGGGATAGTTGATATTCAAAAGGGCAAGGTAGTCGGTGGTTCTCCCAACGTCGTTGGTTGGCGTGGGACGGATATCAAAAGGAGTCTTGAGAAGGCAAGCGGCCTTGAGGTCTGCGTTGACAATGATGCCAATGTCATGGCATTGGCGGAGCACCGATTCGGAGCAGGAAAGGGCAAAGCATCAGGACTTTATATCACGGTTGGCACGGGGCTCGGTTCCGGAATAATTCTCAACAACTCGATATGGCGCGGCGCTTGGTATGCCGGGGCTGAGATGGGGCACAGTATCATCAACTTCGATGGAGTCCCTTGCCAATGCGGAAAGCGCGGTTGTCTGGAAATGTATGTCAACGCCGCTTCGTTCGCCAAGTACTATGGCCGCGAAGTTCCGGCAGGGAGCGGAAGCAAGTTCATTTTCGAGCTGGCCAAAAAAGGCGACAAGGAAGCAATCGCTGCGATCAAGACTTCGGCAGAGTATCTGGCGATCGGAATCGGCTCGGCACTAGAAATACTGAATCCCGAGATTGTCGTCATCGGCGGGGGAGTTGCAGCAGGTGGAGCGATCTACTTTGGGACGATTCGCAAGTGCTTGAGGAAGTATGCGTCGAAAGCCTCGGTAGCCCGGGTGAGGATAGTGCCTGCCAAGTTGGGCAATGACGCAGGGATGTTGGGTGCAGCCCTTCTGCCGCTGGAGCGGGAATTCCACCATTAA
- a CDS encoding YceI family protein, with the protein MKRNITLIAVVALIVMVAAAAVSQTGMRKMFRGNGDNNRNFVVMENNAQLQSTLAKTSSFDISADIRLDSIQDGASLELNVQLGTLSTGNSSYDMEVFSSRFIDWKGASTANFRLLDFTVSRNYALENEKAVPATGRGVLTIGSIIDTVGVDVSIRYLAANDVTLGRLPGDLLHLNGAINFRLSSFGIEIPQEALLRMDDKVKLRFDVYCSTQM; encoded by the coding sequence ATGAAAAGGAATATCACCCTGATCGCGGTAGTTGCATTAATCGTCATGGTTGCGGCGGCTGCCGTATCGCAAACGGGAATGCGCAAGATGTTTCGCGGTAATGGCGACAATAACCGAAATTTCGTCGTGATGGAGAATAACGCTCAATTGCAGTCTACCTTAGCGAAGACATCCTCGTTCGACATTTCTGCGGACATTCGGCTTGATTCGATACAGGATGGCGCTTCGTTAGAATTAAATGTGCAACTTGGCACGTTGTCGACCGGCAATTCGAGTTATGATATGGAAGTCTTTTCTTCGCGGTTTATCGATTGGAAGGGCGCAAGCACGGCCAACTTCCGGTTACTGGATTTCACGGTCAGCCGAAATTATGCGCTGGAGAACGAAAAGGCTGTTCCAGCTACCGGTCGCGGGGTTCTGACCATCGGTTCGATTATCGACACGGTCGGTGTGGATGTATCAATCCGCTACCTTGCCGCTAATGATGTTACTCTGGGTCGTCTGCCTGGGGATCTGCTCCATTTGAACGGGGCGATTAATTTCCGGTTGTCTTCGTTCGGAATCGAGATTCCGCAGGAAGCTCTTCTTCGTATGGACGACAAAGTTAAGCTTCGTTTTGACGTCTATTGTTCGACGCAGATGTAA
- a CDS encoding T9SS type A sorting domain-containing protein produces MKQRNCSFFYLLLTLMLLFSFSSIYAAVTVTYQPGSFPYNTTGNVITARVVATEPIAAFDLMSNVRSTVTNAFGTITSVNVAAVAGAVANTSKVNGSSEDSTRIYGFGCATPIIMPAGSYDFTFTVTTSCDTGLFVVEDGGDWVVDIDPVIASTQFVKTDATLATLTSNAGTYRVYNTPPTVSNCPPGALVFNACAVVQYDFNFTDPDLNCNPNPDQSWSIVSGPGSIDNTGNFVWDPPAVAGVCGLYEITVKVTDEYGGSANCQFEVSLVTDAPSFTECPTPGSELFVYWGWTADGDVTAVDLDNCPVALTYSLNSFSGPVTAGAFTVNPATGAWSWPTEFGNNAYLGDHDVTIDVTDGCQTVSCNFTIHVAPTFEVVIEKTHNTLQGNYEFVSISLNHFTEGFGGYDLLIKYDASALSFISATPGSILTNCGFEYFTYRHGAVGNCSGSCPSGLLRIVAVADMNNGANHPSCYGENAIGALAELKFLVTNDRTYECQYLPIQFWWFDCGDNTFSSITGDTLYIANHVYGFDGVGEITGQQYYGGWQGILPDVNCMVTLGAKYHPDSVVNFFNGGIDIVCADSIDAPGDLNLNGIPYEIADAVLYTNYFLYGLAALDPNPQFREAQIAASDANQDGTILSVGDLVYLLRVVVGDALPFAKLAAFSATAEVTVQNGTLSTNSSDAIGAMYLTFDIQGAVSVTSNTSMKVDYAERDGKLHMLVWSGLDDMSNSISYGANELLTVTGAELSSVEVADYYGNLMNVRVEKSALPTEFALSQNTPNPFNPLTKIGFDLPVSADWKLDIYNVNGQLVQSYNGTNIGHVDVSWNAANTASGIYFYKLTAGSFTETKKMVLMK; encoded by the coding sequence ATGAAGCAAAGAAACTGTTCGTTCTTTTATTTGCTACTGACATTAATGCTTCTGTTCTCGTTTAGCTCGATTTACGCGGCAGTAACGGTGACCTACCAACCGGGTAGTTTTCCGTATAATACCACTGGCAACGTGATTACCGCGCGTGTCGTTGCGACCGAGCCGATCGCTGCTTTTGACCTTATGTCAAATGTACGTTCGACGGTTACCAACGCTTTCGGTACCATCACGTCTGTGAACGTGGCTGCAGTAGCCGGCGCCGTTGCTAATACCTCCAAGGTAAACGGCAGCAGCGAAGATTCGACCAGAATCTACGGTTTTGGCTGCGCCACGCCGATCATTATGCCGGCGGGTTCATATGATTTCACGTTTACGGTAACCACTTCCTGTGATACCGGTTTATTTGTTGTAGAAGATGGCGGCGATTGGGTTGTCGATATCGACCCGGTTATTGCTTCGACTCAGTTTGTAAAGACTGATGCGACGCTTGCCACCCTGACGAGCAATGCTGGAACCTATCGTGTGTACAACACACCTCCGACGGTTTCGAATTGTCCTCCAGGCGCATTGGTATTTAATGCCTGTGCCGTCGTTCAATATGACTTTAACTTCACTGACCCGGACCTCAATTGCAATCCGAATCCAGATCAGAGCTGGTCAATTGTTTCCGGTCCAGGATCAATCGACAATACAGGTAATTTTGTATGGGATCCTCCGGCAGTCGCCGGCGTTTGCGGTCTCTATGAAATCACTGTAAAGGTCACGGACGAGTACGGCGGCAGCGCGAACTGTCAATTTGAAGTTTCGCTGGTTACCGATGCTCCGTCATTCACCGAATGCCCGACCCCGGGTTCCGAATTGTTCGTATACTGGGGATGGACGGCTGACGGCGATGTGACCGCTGTTGATTTGGATAACTGCCCGGTGGCCCTGACCTATTCGCTTAACAGCTTCTCAGGTCCGGTTACTGCTGGTGCATTTACCGTTAACCCGGCAACGGGTGCCTGGAGCTGGCCGACCGAATTCGGTAACAATGCGTACCTTGGCGACCATGATGTCACCATCGACGTAACCGACGGTTGCCAGACAGTGTCTTGCAACTTTACGATTCATGTTGCCCCGACCTTCGAAGTTGTGATCGAAAAGACCCACAACACGCTTCAGGGTAACTATGAGTTCGTATCGATCAGCTTGAATCACTTCACTGAAGGATTCGGCGGTTACGACTTGTTAATCAAGTACGATGCGAGCGCATTGTCGTTCATTAGTGCTACGCCGGGTAGTATTCTTACCAATTGCGGTTTTGAATACTTCACCTATCGTCATGGCGCCGTTGGAAACTGCTCGGGTTCCTGCCCGTCCGGTCTTCTTCGCATCGTGGCTGTAGCCGACATGAACAATGGTGCAAACCATCCTTCATGCTATGGTGAGAACGCTATTGGCGCGCTTGCCGAACTGAAGTTCCTTGTAACTAATGATCGTACCTACGAATGCCAGTACCTTCCGATCCAGTTCTGGTGGTTTGACTGCGGCGACAACACCTTCTCGTCGATCACTGGTGACACCCTCTATATCGCTAACCATGTATATGGTTTCGATGGCGTTGGTGAAATCACTGGTCAACAGTACTATGGTGGTTGGCAGGGTATCCTTCCTGATGTGAACTGTATGGTCACATTAGGCGCCAAATACCATCCTGATTCCGTCGTTAACTTCTTTAACGGTGGAATTGACATCGTTTGCGCCGACTCGATTGACGCTCCTGGCGATCTGAACCTTAACGGAATTCCGTACGAAATCGCGGACGCCGTTCTGTACACGAACTACTTCCTGTATGGACTGGCCGCTCTCGATCCGAACCCGCAGTTCCGCGAAGCCCAGATTGCTGCTTCGGACGCCAACCAAGACGGAACAATACTTTCGGTCGGTGACCTTGTTTACTTGCTGAGAGTAGTTGTCGGTGACGCTCTTCCGTTTGCGAAACTTGCTGCCTTCTCCGCGACTGCTGAAGTCACGGTACAGAACGGCACCCTTTCGACAAATAGCTCCGATGCAATCGGCGCTATGTACTTGACCTTCGACATTCAAGGCGCTGTCTCGGTAACGAGCAACACCTCGATGAAGGTTGATTATGCCGAGAGAGATGGCAAGCTTCATATGCTCGTATGGTCCGGTTTGGATGATATGTCCAACTCGATCTCATACGGCGCGAATGAGCTTCTGACTGTCACTGGAGCTGAGCTGAGCAGTGTTGAAGTTGCCGACTATTATGGCAACCTCATGAACGTTCGTGTTGAGAAGTCCGCGCTTCCGACCGAATTTGCGCTGTCTCAGAATACCCCGAACCCGTTCAATCCGCTCACCAAGATCGGATTCGACCTGCCAGTCTCTGCCGACTGGAAGCTTGACATTTACAACGTAAATGGTCAGCTGGTTCAGAGCTATAACGGAACGAACATAGGCCATGTAGACGTTTCTTGGAATGCGGCGAACACCGCCAGCGGTATCTACTTCTATAAGTTGACCGCCGGTAGCTTCACCGAAACCAAGAAAATGGTGTTGATGAAGTAA